From a single Acidimicrobiia bacterium genomic region:
- a CDS encoding substrate-binding domain-containing protein, translating into MNRRLMVVLAAIAILVAACGDGDTTTTAADGATTTAADGATTTAGEDLVIGVSWNNFNEPRWANFDEPAIQEALAAVGASYISTDAGSSADQQLADVENLITQGADALIILAQDGTAILPAVQSALDQGIPVVAYDRLIENAGALYVTFDNVEVGRAEARVIFDLVPTGTYAIIKGNQADANADFLRAGFEDVIGEAVAAGDITICCETYTDNWDTALAQTEMEQFLTQEDNAIDAVLSENDGMATGVVAALEAVGLAGSVPVSGQDADFPALNRVALGTQAVSVWKDARELGKAAGEAAIALAQGSALGDVPSTIIFDSPGGNAMTSILLTPIPITSDNLNLVVDAGWISVDELCQNVASGTVGVCP; encoded by the coding sequence TTGAACCGACGATTGATGGTCGTGTTGGCGGCCATCGCAATTCTCGTCGCTGCGTGCGGCGACGGTGATACGACCACCACCGCCGCAGACGGCGCCACGACCACCGCCGCCGACGGCGCCACAACGACCGCCGGCGAGGACCTCGTCATCGGTGTCTCGTGGAACAACTTCAACGAGCCCCGCTGGGCGAACTTCGACGAGCCGGCCATCCAGGAGGCGCTCGCCGCCGTCGGCGCCAGCTACATCTCGACGGACGCCGGCTCGTCAGCCGACCAGCAGCTCGCCGACGTGGAGAACCTGATAACGCAAGGTGCCGACGCCTTGATCATCCTCGCCCAGGACGGAACGGCGATTCTGCCGGCGGTCCAGAGCGCCCTCGACCAGGGCATCCCGGTCGTGGCTTACGACAGGCTCATCGAAAACGCGGGTGCGCTCTACGTGACGTTCGACAACGTCGAGGTGGGCCGCGCCGAGGCGCGGGTGATCTTCGACCTCGTGCCGACCGGCACGTACGCCATCATCAAGGGCAACCAGGCAGACGCCAACGCCGACTTCCTCCGTGCCGGATTCGAGGACGTCATCGGTGAGGCCGTCGCCGCAGGCGACATCACGATCTGCTGCGAGACCTACACCGACAACTGGGACACGGCCCTCGCCCAGACGGAGATGGAGCAGTTCCTGACCCAGGAGGACAACGCGATCGACGCCGTTCTCTCCGAGAACGACGGAATGGCCACCGGTGTGGTGGCGGCGCTCGAGGCCGTCGGGCTGGCCGGCTCGGTGCCGGTGTCCGGTCAGGACGCCGACTTCCCGGCCCTGAATCGGGTGGCTCTCGGCACCCAGGCCGTCTCGGTGTGGAAGGATGCGCGCGAGCTCGGCAAGGCGGCCGGTGAGGCGGCCATCGCACTGGCGCAGGGCAGCGCCCTCGGCGATGTCCCGAGCACGATCATCTTCGACTCTCCGGGCGGCAACGCCATGACGTCGATCCTGCTGACTCCGATACCGATCACCAGTGACAACCTGAACCTGGTGGTCGATGCCGGCTGGATCAGCGTCGACGAGCTCTGCCAGAATGTCGCGTCAGGGACCGTGGGCGTGTGCCCCTGA
- a CDS encoding sugar ABC transporter permease: MAGRLLRATEVDTRLLGMIVALAVIWVIFNIFSGGTFLTARNLWNLSVQTAVVAIMATGMVLVIVSRNIDLSVGSMLGMVGMAIAILQSEILPDWLGFNHWAIWIIAVVVAIALGALVGGFQGFVVAYAGVPSFIVTLGGLLMWRGVAWAMASGRTIAPMDGTFQILGGGARGSIGSRASWLVAILGCLGAIAMLVSARRQRRRFGFPLRPMWAEVTMGASGCGVILASVYVLNHYFKPAGLAEGRTDIAFGIAVPVLITLGVAMAMTFFANRTKFGRYVFAIGGNPEAAELGGINTRWMVVRTFMVMGILVGIAAVVQVARLNAATTGLGTLAELYVIAAAVIGGTSFSGGIGTIPGAVLGALVMQSLQSGMVLIRIEAAYQDIIVGIVLVIAVGIDTVYRRRMTT, from the coding sequence CTGGCGGGAAGGCTGCTCAGGGCCACCGAGGTCGACACCCGGCTGCTCGGGATGATCGTTGCGCTCGCCGTCATCTGGGTGATCTTCAACATCTTCTCGGGGGGGACGTTCCTCACCGCCCGCAACCTCTGGAACCTCTCGGTTCAGACCGCAGTCGTGGCGATCATGGCCACGGGGATGGTCCTGGTCATCGTGTCACGCAACATCGATCTTTCGGTGGGATCGATGCTCGGGATGGTCGGCATGGCAATCGCCATCCTCCAGTCCGAGATCCTCCCGGACTGGCTCGGCTTCAACCACTGGGCCATCTGGATCATCGCCGTCGTCGTCGCCATCGCCCTCGGGGCCCTCGTAGGCGGATTCCAGGGCTTCGTCGTCGCTTACGCAGGCGTCCCATCGTTCATCGTGACGCTCGGTGGCCTCCTCATGTGGCGCGGTGTGGCGTGGGCCATGGCGAGCGGGCGAACGATCGCTCCCATGGACGGCACGTTCCAGATCCTCGGCGGTGGGGCGCGGGGCTCGATTGGGTCCCGAGCGAGTTGGCTGGTCGCCATCCTGGGCTGCCTCGGCGCCATCGCCATGCTGGTCAGCGCCCGCCGCCAGAGGCGGCGCTTCGGGTTTCCGTTGCGCCCGATGTGGGCCGAGGTCACGATGGGCGCCTCCGGCTGCGGCGTCATCCTGGCGAGCGTCTACGTCCTCAATCACTACTTCAAGCCGGCAGGGCTCGCCGAAGGGCGAACCGACATCGCCTTCGGAATCGCGGTCCCGGTCCTCATCACGCTCGGGGTGGCGATGGCGATGACCTTCTTCGCCAACCGGACGAAGTTCGGGCGATATGTCTTCGCCATCGGAGGGAACCCGGAGGCTGCCGAACTCGGCGGCATCAACACGCGGTGGATGGTGGTGCGGACGTTCATGGTCATGGGGATCCTGGTCGGAATCGCCGCCGTCGTGCAGGTGGCTCGCCTCAACGCGGCGACCACGGGACTCGGGACCCTCGCCGAGCTGTACGTCATCGCCGCGGCGGTCATCGGCGGCACCTCGTTCAGCGGCGGGATCGGCACCATCCCGGGCGCCGTGCTCGGGGCGCTGGTCATGCAGTCGCTGCAATCGGGCATGGTGCTCATCCGGATCGAAGCCGCCTACCAGGACATCATCGTCGGCATCGTCCTCGTGATCGCAGTCGGCATCGACACCGTCTACCGGCGCAGGATGACGACATGA
- a CDS encoding ATP-binding cassette domain-containing protein — MTQPSSAEHVEPPLVELRRIDVAFGGVHAVDDVTVNLYPGEVVALVGGNGAGKTTLIKTLSGAHRADSGAILIDGEPVNIATPRDAKALGIETIYQTLALADNIDTPGNMFLGRELTTPWKTLDDSAMEDATRKVMGRLNPKFTNFKASVSSLSGGQRQSVAIARAVHFNARILIMDEPTAALGPAETAQVADLIRQLKQEGIGIFLISHDIHDVFDLADRISVMLQGKLVGTVDKDDVTIDEVLAMIIIGKLPGEVTRKELEELHG, encoded by the coding sequence ATGACTCAACCGTCGTCGGCGGAGCACGTGGAGCCGCCACTCGTCGAGTTGCGCCGCATCGACGTCGCCTTCGGAGGCGTGCACGCCGTCGACGACGTGACGGTGAACCTCTACCCCGGCGAGGTCGTAGCCCTGGTCGGCGGAAACGGGGCGGGGAAGACGACGCTCATCAAGACGCTCTCCGGCGCCCACCGCGCCGATTCGGGCGCGATCCTCATCGACGGGGAGCCGGTCAACATCGCGACTCCGAGGGACGCCAAGGCGCTCGGTATCGAGACGATCTACCAGACCCTCGCCCTGGCGGACAACATCGACACCCCGGGCAACATGTTCCTCGGTCGGGAGCTGACCACGCCATGGAAGACGCTCGATGACTCGGCGATGGAAGACGCCACGCGCAAGGTGATGGGCAGGCTGAACCCCAAGTTCACCAATTTCAAGGCGTCGGTGAGCTCGCTCTCCGGAGGTCAGCGCCAGTCGGTGGCAATCGCCAGAGCCGTGCACTTCAACGCCAGGATCCTGATCATGGACGAGCCGACCGCGGCGCTCGGCCCCGCAGAGACCGCCCAGGTCGCCGACCTCATCAGGCAGCTCAAGCAGGAAGGGATCGGCATCTTCCTCATCAGCCACGACATCCACGACGTGTTCGACCTGGCCGATCGCATCAGCGTCATGCTGCAGGGCAAGCTCGTCGGCACGGTCGACAAGGACGACGTCACCATCGACGAGGTGCTCGCGATGATCATCATCGGCAAGCTCCCCGGGGAGGTCACTCGCAAGGAGCTCGAGGAGCTCCACGGCTGA
- a CDS encoding Gfo/Idh/MocA family oxidoreductase — protein sequence MTIVRWGVLSTAGIGMRKVTPAIQRAGNCEVVAIASRDASAAESAAAELGIASFYGSYEALLAADDVDAVYIPLPNDMHAEWTIKAAASGKHVLCEKPLAMSAAQAAEMVDACETAGVKLMEAFMYRHHPSWVEAVRLVADGAVGRPQAVQTWFSYHNDDAANIRNRLEHGGGALMDIGCYCINLSRLLFGAEPDVVESIVRRDPVMGVDVVTSVILAFPDGGQSAFTCSIRAEDYQRVYIFGTQGRIEIEIPFNIPPDRPTRVFVSAGGDPPVAPSTETVTFPPADAYAIEAEKFAQAILDGAEVPVSPMDAVANMRVIDRILEG from the coding sequence ATGACGATTGTGCGCTGGGGCGTGTTGAGCACTGCCGGCATAGGTATGCGGAAGGTGACCCCGGCGATCCAACGCGCCGGCAACTGTGAAGTCGTCGCCATCGCCTCCAGGGACGCATCGGCGGCGGAGTCTGCCGCAGCCGAGCTCGGAATCGCGTCGTTCTACGGTTCGTACGAGGCGCTGCTCGCCGCCGACGACGTCGACGCGGTGTACATCCCCTTGCCGAACGATATGCACGCCGAATGGACGATCAAAGCAGCCGCCTCCGGCAAGCACGTGCTGTGCGAGAAGCCGCTGGCAATGAGCGCGGCACAGGCGGCCGAGATGGTGGATGCGTGCGAGACCGCCGGCGTGAAGCTGATGGAGGCGTTCATGTACCGGCACCACCCGAGTTGGGTCGAGGCGGTGCGACTCGTCGCCGACGGAGCAGTGGGACGCCCCCAGGCAGTGCAGACTTGGTTCAGCTACCACAACGACGACGCGGCCAACATCCGCAACCGGCTCGAGCACGGAGGCGGGGCGCTCATGGACATCGGCTGCTACTGCATCAACCTGTCCCGGCTGCTCTTCGGCGCCGAGCCCGACGTCGTCGAGTCGATCGTGAGGCGGGACCCCGTGATGGGCGTCGACGTCGTCACGTCTGTCATCCTCGCCTTCCCAGACGGAGGCCAATCGGCCTTCACGTGCTCGATCCGTGCCGAGGACTACCAGCGGGTGTACATCTTCGGCACGCAGGGCCGCATCGAGATCGAGATCCCGTTCAACATCCCTCCCGACCGCCCCACCCGGGTCTTCGTGTCGGCAGGGGGCGACCCCCCGGTTGCGCCCTCGACGGAGACCGTGACGTTCCCTCCCGCCGACGCCTACGCGATCGAAGCCGAGAAGTTCGCCCAGGCGATCCTCGACGGCGCAGAGGTGCCTGTGTCACCCATGGACGCGGTGGCGAACATGCGTGTGATCGATCGGATTCTCGAGGGCTGA
- a CDS encoding isoprenylcysteine carboxylmethyltransferase family protein: protein MKGASKHQRRTGWALVAGQFALLAAVVLAAPFVRFDMSPTVRGVGLVIAAFGVLLAVWAARHLGDGLTATPLPNGKVELVTTGPYRFMRHPMYSAVALQAGGGALALGSFASLGACGCLVVLLAFKARWEEARLVEAFPGYAGYREVTPSFLPRLGAGH from the coding sequence ATGAAGGGCGCATCGAAGCATCAACGGCGCACCGGCTGGGCACTCGTGGCGGGCCAGTTCGCGCTGCTCGCCGCGGTCGTCCTGGCGGCTCCCTTCGTCAGGTTCGACATGAGCCCGACGGTCCGAGGCGTCGGACTGGTGATCGCCGCGTTCGGCGTGCTGCTCGCCGTCTGGGCGGCGCGCCACCTCGGCGATGGGCTCACCGCCACGCCATTGCCGAACGGCAAGGTGGAGTTGGTCACGACCGGCCCGTATCGGTTCATGCGCCATCCGATGTACAGCGCCGTCGCGCTCCAGGCGGGAGGCGGCGCGCTCGCACTCGGCTCGTTCGCCTCCCTCGGCGCCTGCGGATGCCTCGTCGTCCTCCTCGCCTTCAAAGCGCGCTGGGAGGAGGCGAGGCTCGTGGAGGCCTTCCCCGGGTATGCCGGATACCGTGAGGTGACTCCCTCCTTCCTTCCCCGGCTGGGCGCTGGGCATTGA
- a CDS encoding FAD-dependent oxidoreductase, with the protein MLESRTGGSSCEPGPGDHSRLFADTIRHDGVVHFAGEHASTDPGWIHGAISSSPRAVEEIVRA; encoded by the coding sequence GTGCTCGAGTCAAGAACCGGCGGATCGTCTTGTGAGCCGGGGCCCGGCGACCATTCGCGGCTGTTCGCCGATACGATCCGCCACGACGGCGTCGTCCACTTCGCCGGTGAGCACGCCTCGACCGACCCCGGCTGGATCCACGGCGCCATCTCGTCGAGCCCGCGGGCAGTCGAAGAGATCGTGAGAGCGTGA
- a CDS encoding PAS domain S-box protein: MSVSDAGMDPALFAAVEAAGISIIESAPDAFVIVDDHGMIVVVNAQAERLFGYKRSELIGSPVETLIPLRFGETHVSHRSLFAADPHTRSMGLGLDLFAVRKDGSEFPVEISLSPLETDMGSLVVAAVRDVTERRRSEQLFRGLLEAAPDAIVIVDDQGRVVLMNAQSEKMFGYPRDELIGRPVETLVPDRFSDVHVEHRTRFISDPSPRAMGVDLELFALRKDGSEFPVEISLSPLYTESGLLVTAAVRDITERARAKKETEQAKQEAERANMAKSDFLSRMSHELRTPLNAILGFGQLLEMQRLSVRQEEALRQIMRAGRHLLDLIDEVLDISRIETGRLAVSPEAVDVDSALSEVIQLVAPLAGDRTIGFEERSGCRNLHVLADRQRLRQVLLNLMSNAVKYNRPGGSVIIDCERLPDHRVRISISDTGAGIAESFVDRIFLPFDRLGVDEASVPGTGLGLALTKGLVEAMGGTITLESVAGEGSTFAFDLPLVDGPEEGLHDALEGSVEAKGSRPAGTILYIEDNLSNLRLIERVLEYRPNVRMLSAMQGSLGLELAQTHALDLVLLDLHLPDMKGEEVLARLRSDPATRDVPIVIITADATPGQVQRLIASGAAAYLTKPLDVPGFLDVLDGILGASG; the protein is encoded by the coding sequence GTGAGCGTCAGTGACGCCGGGATGGATCCCGCCCTGTTCGCAGCCGTCGAGGCGGCCGGCATCTCCATCATCGAGTCGGCCCCCGACGCCTTCGTGATCGTCGACGACCACGGGATGATCGTTGTCGTCAACGCCCAAGCGGAGCGCCTGTTCGGCTACAAGCGCTCCGAGCTGATCGGCTCGCCCGTTGAGACCCTGATCCCCTTACGATTCGGCGAGACACACGTTTCCCATCGTTCTCTATTCGCAGCCGACCCCCACACTCGATCGATGGGGCTGGGCCTCGACCTGTTCGCGGTGCGCAAGGACGGCTCCGAGTTTCCGGTGGAGATCAGCCTCAGCCCGCTCGAGACGGACATGGGATCTCTGGTGGTGGCGGCCGTGCGCGACGTCACGGAGCGGAGACGCTCCGAGCAGCTCTTCCGCGGCTTGCTCGAGGCGGCTCCCGACGCGATCGTCATCGTCGACGACCAGGGACGGGTTGTGCTGATGAACGCTCAGAGCGAGAAAATGTTCGGCTACCCCCGTGATGAGCTGATCGGTCGGCCGGTCGAAACGCTCGTCCCCGACCGTTTCTCGGATGTTCACGTCGAGCACCGAACGAGGTTCATCTCGGATCCGAGCCCGCGGGCCATGGGCGTCGATCTCGAGCTGTTTGCACTGCGAAAGGACGGTTCGGAGTTCCCGGTCGAGATAAGCCTCAGCCCGCTCTACACCGAGTCGGGCCTGCTCGTCACGGCCGCGGTGCGAGACATCACGGAGCGCGCCAGAGCCAAGAAGGAGACTGAGCAGGCGAAGCAGGAGGCCGAGCGGGCCAACATGGCCAAGAGCGACTTCCTCTCACGAATGAGCCACGAGCTGCGAACGCCTCTCAACGCGATCCTCGGATTCGGGCAGCTCCTCGAGATGCAGCGCCTCAGCGTTCGCCAGGAGGAGGCGCTCCGCCAGATCATGAGGGCAGGGCGCCACCTGCTCGACCTCATCGACGAGGTGCTCGACATCTCGAGAATCGAGACGGGTCGCCTCGCGGTGTCACCCGAGGCGGTCGACGTCGATTCGGCCCTCTCAGAGGTGATCCAACTCGTTGCGCCGCTGGCCGGCGACCGGACGATCGGCTTCGAGGAGCGGTCGGGGTGCCGGAACCTCCACGTGCTGGCGGATCGGCAGCGTTTGCGCCAGGTCCTCCTCAATCTGATGTCGAACGCCGTCAAGTACAACCGTCCCGGGGGATCGGTCATCATCGACTGTGAGAGGCTCCCGGACCACAGGGTGAGGATCTCCATCAGCGACACCGGGGCCGGCATCGCCGAGTCGTTCGTCGACAGGATCTTTCTCCCGTTCGATCGGCTCGGTGTCGATGAGGCGTCGGTGCCCGGCACGGGGCTCGGCCTCGCCCTCACGAAGGGCCTCGTCGAGGCCATGGGCGGCACCATCACCCTCGAGAGCGTCGCCGGGGAGGGTTCGACATTCGCGTTCGATCTCCCCCTGGTGGACGGCCCCGAGGAAGGCCTCCACGACGCCCTCGAGGGTTCGGTCGAAGCCAAGGGGTCCCGACCTGCCGGGACGATTCTCTACATCGAGGACAACCTCTCGAACCTGCGGCTGATCGAGCGGGTCCTCGAGTACCGGCCGAACGTGAGGATGCTGTCTGCGATGCAAGGAAGCCTCGGCCTGGAACTCGCCCAGACCCATGCGCTGGACCTCGTGCTCCTCGATCTCCACCTGCCGGACATGAAGGGCGAGGAAGTGCTCGCTCGCCTGCGCAGCGATCCTGCCACGCGGGACGTCCCAATCGTCATCATCACAGCCGACGCCACACCCGGCCAAGTCCAGCGGCTCATCGCCTCGGGGGCGGCCGCCTATCTCACGAAGCCCCTCGACGTCCCGGGCTTCCTCGACGTGCTCGACGGCATCCTGGGAGCGTCCGGCTAG
- a CDS encoding bifunctional diguanylate cyclase/phosphodiesterase, protein MTRAVAGRGVTDDTRMPLTMVASGGIDYRAVASSHPGTGVVATSDGVYRYVTPAGVRTLGHDAAELHGRARVDFVHPDDLGAIAGRNDVPDLGSVVTSIYRFRRGDGSYMWIEDRSRRVEGYEQPVFVSSLRTVEVREEQALDPRRGSSIDPLTGLASRSLLMDRMANGIRRLRTSTGVLAVICIDLDRFSMVNLSMGHEIGDRVLLNTAARLTACITIDDTLARVGGDEFVMVVEGIEDERAAVALCERLLAACRVPHRFGFEEVVTSVSAGMTATVDSRYGAEELLREANLALYRAKERGRNRYEVFDEELRTKAIGRLGTERMLRSAIAERRVVVEYQPIVDLATGRVVRTEALVRIRDQETLLLPESFLQVAAETGLLQSIDGLVRESVVKQAAAWNERLAGSGFGGVAINVTATDLEERGFADSVTRLLAARNVPAASLHLEITEHALVDGSSAVVAALGDLRRAGMMVGLDDFGTGYSSLSYLGRLPVDFVKIDKSFVEDFETAADMAAIVRAIIELAHALGMSVIAEGVETRGQLRGLVGLACDYAQGFLFAPSGPPQMVDALVFAGDHASSLATWEAT, encoded by the coding sequence ATGACCAGAGCCGTCGCCGGCCGGGGGGTCACGGATGACACGCGGATGCCGCTGACGATGGTTGCATCGGGAGGCATCGACTATCGAGCCGTCGCTTCCAGTCACCCTGGGACTGGGGTGGTGGCGACTTCCGACGGGGTTTACCGATACGTGACGCCTGCCGGGGTTCGCACTCTCGGCCACGACGCTGCCGAGCTCCACGGCCGGGCTCGCGTCGATTTCGTCCATCCCGACGATCTCGGCGCCATCGCCGGTCGCAACGACGTGCCGGACCTGGGAAGCGTCGTCACGTCGATCTACCGGTTCCGGCGTGGCGACGGCTCGTACATGTGGATCGAGGACAGGTCACGACGCGTCGAGGGGTACGAGCAGCCCGTGTTCGTGTCGAGCCTCAGGACGGTCGAGGTCCGCGAGGAGCAGGCCCTGGATCCACGCCGCGGCTCTTCGATCGATCCGCTCACCGGCCTGGCGAGCCGGTCCCTGCTCATGGACAGGATGGCGAACGGCATTCGGCGGCTCCGCACGTCGACGGGAGTGCTAGCAGTCATCTGCATCGACCTCGACCGTTTCAGCATGGTGAACCTGTCGATGGGGCACGAGATCGGCGACCGGGTCCTCTTGAACACCGCAGCCAGGCTGACGGCCTGCATCACGATCGACGATACGCTCGCCCGCGTCGGTGGAGACGAGTTCGTGATGGTCGTCGAAGGCATCGAGGACGAGAGGGCGGCCGTGGCGCTATGTGAGCGGCTCCTGGCTGCCTGTCGGGTCCCGCACCGTTTTGGCTTCGAGGAGGTCGTGACGTCGGTGAGCGCCGGCATGACCGCAACAGTCGACTCGCGCTATGGCGCTGAAGAGCTGCTTCGCGAGGCCAACCTGGCGTTGTACCGGGCCAAGGAGCGTGGCAGGAACCGCTATGAGGTCTTCGACGAAGAGCTGAGGACGAAGGCCATCGGTCGCCTCGGGACCGAGCGAATGCTCCGATCGGCGATCGCCGAGCGGCGTGTCGTCGTCGAGTACCAGCCGATCGTCGACCTGGCGACCGGGCGCGTCGTGAGGACCGAGGCCTTGGTGCGGATCCGCGACCAAGAGACTCTCCTTCTGCCCGAATCGTTCCTCCAGGTCGCCGCGGAGACCGGACTGTTGCAGAGCATCGACGGCCTCGTCCGCGAATCGGTGGTGAAGCAGGCGGCGGCTTGGAACGAGCGCCTGGCGGGAAGCGGGTTCGGCGGGGTGGCGATAAACGTGACGGCGACGGATCTCGAGGAGCGAGGCTTCGCCGACTCGGTGACACGATTGCTGGCAGCGCGCAACGTGCCGGCCGCCAGCCTCCACCTCGAGATCACGGAGCACGCCCTCGTCGATGGCTCCAGCGCCGTCGTGGCCGCTCTCGGCGATCTGCGACGCGCCGGGATGATGGTCGGGCTCGACGACTTCGGGACCGGGTACTCCTCGCTCTCGTACCTGGGACGCCTCCCGGTCGATTTCGTGAAGATCGACAAGTCGTTCGTCGAGGACTTCGAGACCGCCGCGGACATGGCGGCGATCGTGCGCGCCATCATCGAGCTGGCGCACGCCCTCGGTATGTCGGTGATCGCGGAGGGAGTGGAGACCCGAGGTCAGCTTCGAGGGCTCGTGGGGCTGGCATGCGACTACGCCCAAGGATTCCTCTTCGCTCCATCGGGACCACCACAGATGGTCGACGCCCTCGTGTTCGCCGGAGATCATGCCAGTTCACTCGCAACGTGGGAGGCGACGTGA
- a CDS encoding hybrid sensor histidine kinase/response regulator encodes MQSLTDATVLVVDDDPGSLALCEQVLTTAGYRNLLLYTDPRAALAEVDPLAIDLVIADLQMPEIDGLRLVGTLRGAVPEDSFLPVLVVTADATTATRRTALGLGADDFLTKPIDVIEMTLRVGHLLRLRSLHRALYDSRFELAAEVEARTEELQTALGRLENVVKAKDVFIASVSHELRTPLTAVLGYASELADRAGDVDTTEVVEAAKVIAEQAMDLSAIIDDLMVAARSDINAVTVVDEPVDMTKELGAVIHGLREDDRARIHQPTEHLTVRGDRLRIRQILRNLLMNGLRHGGDTISIELETSNGVGAVTVVDDGPGMSAEVRDRLFEPYFNASSDASQPASIGLGLTVSRFLARLMGGDLTVVPHPGGTAFQLTLATATPAEFGAVARSGYRVEHSQQPTGQVRTG; translated from the coding sequence ATGCAGTCGCTCACGGATGCAACGGTGCTCGTCGTCGACGACGACCCCGGCTCGCTCGCGCTGTGCGAGCAGGTCCTCACCACCGCCGGCTATCGCAACCTGCTCCTGTACACCGACCCCCGGGCCGCCCTGGCCGAGGTCGACCCGCTTGCGATCGATCTGGTGATCGCCGACCTGCAGATGCCGGAGATCGACGGGCTCCGCCTGGTGGGCACGCTACGAGGCGCGGTTCCCGAAGACTCCTTCCTGCCTGTGCTCGTCGTCACGGCGGACGCGACCACGGCGACCAGGCGAACGGCGCTCGGGCTCGGAGCGGACGACTTCCTCACGAAGCCGATCGACGTCATCGAGATGACGCTGCGCGTCGGGCACCTTCTTCGTCTACGTTCCCTGCACCGCGCCCTCTACGACTCCCGATTCGAGCTCGCGGCCGAGGTGGAGGCGAGGACGGAGGAGCTGCAGACAGCGCTCGGACGGCTCGAGAACGTCGTCAAGGCCAAGGACGTCTTCATCGCAAGTGTGAGCCACGAGCTGCGGACTCCGCTCACCGCGGTGCTCGGCTACGCCAGCGAGCTCGCAGACCGAGCCGGTGACGTCGACACGACGGAGGTCGTGGAAGCCGCCAAAGTCATCGCGGAGCAGGCGATGGACCTCTCGGCGATCATCGACGACCTCATGGTGGCGGCACGCTCCGACATCAACGCAGTGACGGTCGTCGACGAGCCCGTCGACATGACCAAGGAGCTCGGGGCGGTGATCCACGGGCTACGCGAGGACGACCGCGCCAGGATCCACCAGCCGACGGAACATCTCACGGTGCGCGGCGACCGTTTGCGGATTCGCCAGATCCTCCGCAACCTGCTGATGAACGGCCTGCGGCACGGGGGGGACACCATCTCGATCGAGCTCGAGACGTCGAATGGCGTCGGCGCAGTGACGGTGGTCGACGACGGACCGGGAATGTCGGCCGAGGTGAGGGACCGCCTGTTCGAGCCGTACTTCAACGCCAGCAGCGATGCCAGCCAACCGGCGTCGATCGGACTCGGTCTGACCGTGTCACGCTTCCTCGCCCGCCTGATGGGCGGCGACCTCACTGTCGTACCGCACCCCGGCGGCACTGCATTCCAGTTGACGTTGGCCACGGCTACCCCTGCCGAATTTGGCGCAGTCGCCCGGTCCGGCTACCGGGTGGAGCACTCCCAGCAACCGACCGGGCAGGTCAGGACGGGGTAG
- a CDS encoding TrkA family potassium uptake protein, whose amino-acid sequence MRIVVAGCGRVGAALSVLLADRGHDVSVIDVRQGSFDRLGTGFAGTAHEGLAYDVAVMRSAGIESADAFVATTPSDNANAVAALIASRCFGVATVVARLADPAREETYRVLGVPFVDQPELMSDAIEHRLGTPTTGELGRPPAG is encoded by the coding sequence ATGCGGATTGTCGTCGCAGGATGCGGGAGAGTCGGCGCAGCCCTTTCGGTGTTGCTCGCGGATCGCGGTCACGACGTCTCCGTGATCGACGTGCGGCAGGGCTCCTTCGATCGGCTCGGAACCGGATTCGCGGGCACAGCTCACGAAGGGCTCGCTTACGACGTTGCGGTGATGCGAAGCGCCGGCATCGAGTCTGCGGATGCCTTCGTCGCCACCACGCCTTCGGACAATGCGAACGCCGTTGCCGCCCTCATCGCGTCGCGGTGCTTCGGCGTCGCCACGGTCGTAGCCCGTCTCGCCGATCCGGCCCGGGAGGAGACATACCGGGTGCTCGGTGTGCCTTTCGTCGACCAGCCAGAGCTCATGTCGGACGCCATCGAGCACAGGCTCGGGACGCCGACAACAGGTGAACTCGGGCGACCACCGGCGGGGTAG